The following nucleotide sequence is from Natronorubrum aibiense.
TCCCCGAGTCCCGGCCGTCGACGTGGTCGCCCGGCCGCTGTGGGAAGGAGACCTCGAACGAGAGGCCGCTCGAGCGCGCGCCCGGGAACTGCTCGAGGCGCTCGCACTTCCCTCGGATCTACTCGACGCCTACCCCGCAACGTTTAGTGGCGGGGAGCGCCAGCGGGTTAACCTGGCACGGGCGATCGCCCCGAACCCCCGCCTGTTGTTACTCGATGAGCCGACGAGCGCGCTCGACCCCGAGACACGGGCACTGGCGCTCGATGTTCTCGACGAGTATCTCGACGACACGACTATCATCGGCGTCTTCCACAACCGGGACGTCGTCGAGTCGGTCGCCGACCGGGTTGCAGTCTTCGACGACGGCACGCTCGAGCGCGTCGTTCCCGCTGCGGAGTTTCGCGGAGAGGTGATCGCATGAGCGCGATCGAGTCCGGGGCCGAGGACCGACTCGAAGCCGGGACCATTGCGATCGAGAACGCGCGGATCGTCACGCCCGACACCGTTATCGACGGTTTGGTGAGAGTCGACGACGGGCGGATCACGGCTATCGGGGACGACGTCGAGACCGCGGGCGTCGACGTCACGATCGACGCCGATGGCGAGTACGTGCTCCCCGGGTTGATCGACGTTCACGGCGACGACGTTGAGCGCCAGCTCTACCCACGCTCGAGTGCGCGCGTCGAGACGCCGATGGCCTTCTCGGCGGCTGACCGGGCCAACCTCGCGGCGGGCGTGACGACGAAGTTCCACGCTATCGCCTTCGAAGATTCTCCCGAAGAGCACCGCTCGACCGATCTCGCTACCGAACTGACCGAACTCCTCGCCGATTCATCCTCGCTACTCGTCGATCACCGCGTCCACGCACGGTGTGAGATCACCGAATCTGACGCCGTTGATGCCGTCTCCCGCGTTCTCGAGGCAGGCCACGCCGACATCGCGTCGGTCATGTGCCATGTCCCCGGCAAGGGACAGTTCCGCGATGCTGATCGGTTCATGGAGTACTACGAAAATCAGGAAGAACTCTCGATCAAGGACGCGACGCGTCTCCGTGATGAGCGCGCAGCGGTCGACGCCGAGACCCTCGAGGATCGGATCGAGCGGATCGTCGACCAGTCGACGGCGGCGGACGTTGTCGTTGCTTCCCACGACGACGAAAACCCGACCGAGGTCGAAGGGCTCGCCGAGCAAGGAATCTCGATCAGCGAGTACCCCATCACGCTCGAGGCAGCCCGGGCCGCAGTCGACGAAGGGCTCACGGTCGCGATGGGCGCGCCGAACCTCGTCCGCGGCGGCAGCCAGTGGGGGAACCTCGGAACCCGCGAAGCGATCGACGCCGATGTCGTCGACATCCTCTGTGCGGACTACCACCCACCGTCGCTGCTCGCCGCGCCGTTTGTCGAGACCGGCGAACCGCTCCCCAAACGGGTTGCCCGCGTTACCGCAAACCCTGCCGACGCCGCCGGACTCACTGACCGCGGGCGCATCGAACCGGCGGCACGGGCGGATCTCGTCGTCGTCGACCCCGACCCGACGCCGACCGTCTCCCATGCGCTGGTCGGCGGGGAGTATGTCTACCGCGCTCGAGGTGAGCAGTGATGGTCGGCGCCGCGACCGACATCCGCTTCGAACCCTCCGTCGAGGCGTTCCTCGAGCGGATCACTGATCTTGGCCTCGATCACCTCGAGTTGAAACACGAGTACCTCTGTACCCAGCCCGACCCGCCCTCGCCTGAACGGATTGGAGAGTTAGCCGAGTCGTATGGCGTGACCCTCAGCTACCACGCGCCGTTTCGCGACTGGAACATGGGGAGTTTCAACGAGCGCTCGCGCCGGGCCGGCGTCGAGCAAGTGAAAGCCACCCTCGAAGCCGCCGTGGCCGCGGGGGCCGGTGCCGTCGTCGTCCACGGAGGTTCCGTGCCGCGACGCTACCGCGAGGCCGTCAAAGAGCAGGCCTACGACAACGCCATCCGCTCACTCACCGAGTGTGCGACCTATGCCGAAGACGTCGGCGTGGCGCTCTGTCTCGAGAACCAGCCGTGGTCCGAGACGACGGAGCGCCACACAACCTCGCCTGACGACCTCGAAACGTACCTCGAGGCCGTCGACTGTCCGCCAGAAATCCTCGGCGTCACCCTCGATGTCGGCCACGCGAAGGTGAGCGGCTACGAGTGGCAGGCGTTCAACGACCGATTCGGCGACCACATCCGCGTCCTCCATCTCCACGAAAACGACGGGACGGGTGACCAGCACCGACCGATCCGCGACTACGAGAAGATCGTCTCAACCGTCGATCCCGACTTCGCCGTCCTCGAGATGAAGCGGCTCGATCACATCGCCGAGAGCGTACGCGGTGCCCGATCGCTCGACTGAAGCCGTCAGTACCGATCACCCATTCGAGGGCTTGTGACTCGAGCGCAGGCGAGCCCGCGAGCAACGACTGCCAGTTACCGTTCGATCCTGGCTGTGCGAGCGCCGGGGGATCAGGGGGCAGCTCCCTAGTCAATAACGTTCGAAAGTATAGCTCGAGAGTATAGCTTGAATATATAGCTATAGCAAACAGTGACAGCAAGTGACTATACAATCCACATATAGATGATACCGATAGCGTCTCAGTGACGCGTATCAGAACTCGTACTGAGAGTTTGTCGGCTGGCAACTGTGGGCCATTTTGTCTTTAAACACACTGAAAACGTCGAAATCCATAGTACATAGTTTCGACAGGGGAGAGGAGTATAGTTGAAGGGTATAGT
It contains:
- a CDS encoding phosphonate C-P lyase system protein PhnL; the encoded protein is MTILTVEQLYKTFEMHVVGGKHVTAFEDVSFSVSDGDFLAIVGESGSGKSSLLKCLYRTYEPTAGSVTFEALDGPVDVATCPERDILALRERELGYASQFLEEIPRVPAVDVVARPLWEGDLEREAARARARELLEALALPSDLLDAYPATFSGGERQRVNLARAIAPNPRLLLLDEPTSALDPETRALALDVLDEYLDDTTIIGVFHNRDVVESVADRVAVFDDGTLERVVPAAEFRGEVIA
- a CDS encoding alpha-D-ribose 1-methylphosphonate 5-triphosphate diphosphatase; this encodes MSAIESGAEDRLEAGTIAIENARIVTPDTVIDGLVRVDDGRITAIGDDVETAGVDVTIDADGEYVLPGLIDVHGDDVERQLYPRSSARVETPMAFSAADRANLAAGVTTKFHAIAFEDSPEEHRSTDLATELTELLADSSSLLVDHRVHARCEITESDAVDAVSRVLEAGHADIASVMCHVPGKGQFRDADRFMEYYENQEELSIKDATRLRDERAAVDAETLEDRIERIVDQSTAADVVVASHDDENPTEVEGLAEQGISISEYPITLEAARAAVDEGLTVAMGAPNLVRGGSQWGNLGTREAIDADVVDILCADYHPPSLLAAPFVETGEPLPKRVARVTANPADAAGLTDRGRIEPAARADLVVVDPDPTPTVSHALVGGEYVYRARGEQ
- a CDS encoding sugar phosphate isomerase/epimerase family protein, whose amino-acid sequence is MVGAATDIRFEPSVEAFLERITDLGLDHLELKHEYLCTQPDPPSPERIGELAESYGVTLSYHAPFRDWNMGSFNERSRRAGVEQVKATLEAAVAAGAGAVVVHGGSVPRRYREAVKEQAYDNAIRSLTECATYAEDVGVALCLENQPWSETTERHTTSPDDLETYLEAVDCPPEILGVTLDVGHAKVSGYEWQAFNDRFGDHIRVLHLHENDGTGDQHRPIRDYEKIVSTVDPDFAVLEMKRLDHIAESVRGARSLD